One Pecten maximus chromosome 7, xPecMax1.1, whole genome shotgun sequence genomic window carries:
- the LOC117331186 gene encoding tripartite motif-containing protein 3-like produces the protein MAEGFVWEQASVDGSRSQSLDTSVLECPICLEQLRYPKFLPCLHSFCEECLGSFITKESSGKMASASSFSCPVCRKVTEPMKPSEDKKGWAGQFPTNNLAVEMIRHLQNTNTLITCKPCEKKGNTNVPAKFWCHQTKSYFCATCKIDHHDLFHEECEPENITEGNK, from the coding sequence ATGGCGGAAGGATTTGTCTGGGAACAGGCGTCGGTAGATGGCTCCAGGAGTCAATCTCTGGACACTTCAGTACTGGAATGTCCTATCTGTCTGGAACAGCTGCGATACCCCAAGTTCCTCCCTTGTCTACATTCATTTTGTGAGGAATGCCTTGGTAGCTTCATCACCAAGGAGTCGTCAGGTAAGATGGCGTCGGCGTCTTCTTTCTCCTGTCCTGTATGCCGTAAGGTCACCGAGCCGATGAAACCGTCAGAAGACAAGAAAGGCTGGGCCGGACAGTTTCCTACCAACAATCTGGCAGTCGAAATGATCCGACATTTACAAAATACGAATACGTTGATAACATGCAAGCCCTGTGAGAAGAAAGGGAACACGAATGTACCAGCAAAGTTTTGGTGCCATCAAACCAAATCTTACTTCTGTGCAACCTGTAAAATCGACCATCATGACCTGTTTCATGAAGAATGCGAACCCGAGAATATCACGGAAGGGAACAAATAA
- the LOC117331187 gene encoding uncharacterized protein LOC117331187, with translation METLIKDVDGQLQYMTQHQDIALKSLAYLRRKINERFDQLQKELTDKLTKPFKKENSNLDISKLKCERLMFAMQNTLTSSTDTALKDDTVGTICLFQRGQAELESCKELIKELEGSSQSTRLSHEYDSKILALGTKKGINMGMIAIHQLQRKLPSTLNCTPFYERQLKKTKRLNIKVASDENNCCALGVLLMSGGRIVVGDYANKKVKLFTENGKFQCEVGLADEPCDMCRIDENTVAVTLINSQTICIVNVVDSTLTLASEIEIPDITGKCLIVGTKTALYGVSQNGGEATKLREIGSRCLHLASNQKNGHVFASIASSVFDQIAVTRLSDGTHTDVLKVGVVDGTTGIDVDREGNVYICGGNSGNVIQMSGDGTNVRELLTSSDGIKDPRAMSVLGDTLVVTSESAEVLKLV, from the coding sequence ATGGAGACATTGATAAAAGATGTTGATGGACAACTTCAGTACATGACGCAACATCAAGACATCGCGCTAAAAAGTTTAGCATACCTACGTAGAAAAATTAACGAGAGGTTCGATCAACTTCAGAAAGAGCTTACGGACAAATTAACAAAACCATTCAAAAAGGAGAATTCAAACTTGGATATATCAAAACTGAAATGTGAACGATTGATGTTCGCTATGCAGAATACACTAACGTCATCCACGGATACGGCCTTGAAGGACGATACCGTGGGCACGATCTGTCTGTTCCAGAGAGGACAGGCAGAGCTCGAGTCCTGTAAAGAACTCATAAAAGAATTGGAAGGGTCGTCTCAATCTACCCGTCTGAGTCATGAATATGACTCCAAGATACTCGCATTGGGGACCAAGAAAGGTATTAACATGGGAATGATAGCCATTCATCAACTACAGAGGAAACTTCCATCTACTTTAAATTGTACACCGTTCTACGAACGTCAATTGAAGAAGACAAAAAGGTTGAATATCAAAGTTGCCTCTGACGAGAACAACTGTTGTGCGTTAGGTGTATTGCTCATGTCCGGTGGCCGGATCGTTGTCGGAGATTATGCAAACAAAAAAGTGAAACTGTTCACAGAAAACGGGAAATTCCAATGTGAGGTGGGATTGGCTGATGAACCTTGTGATATGTGTCGTATCGATGAGAACACTGTGGCAGTGACACTGATAAACAGTCAAACAATATGTATTGTCAATGTCGTGGATTCAACTTTGACACTCGCATCTGAAATAGAAATTCCAGACATTACTGGAAAATGCCTTATTGTAGGCACAAAAACCGCACTTTACGGTGTGTCGCAAAACGGAGGTGAAGCTACAAAGCTCCGGGAAATTGGATCAAGATGTTTGCATCTCGCCAGTAATCAGAAGAATGGACACGTCTTTGCTAGCATCGCTTCCTCTGTATTTGACCAAATTGCCGTAACACGGCTGTCTGACGGGACTCACACAGACGTGCTGAAGGTCGGGGTAGTGGATGGTACAACGGGAATAGATGTAGACAGGGAGGGTAACGTGTACATTTGTGGAGGAAATTCTGGCAACGtcatacagatgtcaggagacgGAACTAATGTCAGAGAACTACTGACGTCATCGGATGGAATAAAAGACCCGAGGGCAATGTCCGTGTTGGGTGATACATTAGTGGTCACAAGTGAGTCAGCAGAGGTGTTAAAgcttgtttga